A single Mustela lutreola isolate mMusLut2 chromosome X, mMusLut2.pri, whole genome shotgun sequence DNA region contains:
- the LOC131821777 gene encoding conserved oligomeric Golgi complex subunit 2-like isoform X3, translating to MQVQVAWGAVGVAGFNFGNYTSLIVSTSPLWTREILERIATEFNQLQFHAVQSKGLPLLDKVRPRIAHITAMLQQSLGGLLLEGLQTSNVDIIWHCLRTYATIDKTRDAEALVGQVLVKPYMDEVIVEQIVESHPDGLKIMYANKLLEFVPHHCRLL from the exons ATGCAGGTGCAGGtggcatggggggcggtgggggtggcaggttttaactttgggaattacacttctctaattgtctctactagccctctctggactagagagattttggagagaattgccacagaatttaaccagttacagtttcatgctgttcagagcaaaggcctgcctcttctggacaaagtaagacca cgtatagcccacattacggccatgctgcagcagtccctgggaggcctgctgctagaagggcttcagacttccaatgtggacatcatatGGCACTGCCTCCGGACTTACGCTACaattgacaagacacgggatgcagaggcgttagtcggtcaagtactggtgaaaccgtacatggatgag gtgattgtagagcagatcgttgagtctcatccggacggcctgaagatcatgtatgctaataagctcctggagttcgttcctcaccactgccgccttctttGA
- the LOC131821777 gene encoding conserved oligomeric Golgi complex subunit 2-like isoform X2 produces MQVQVAWGAVGVAGFNFGNYTSLIVSTSPLWTREILERIATEFNQLQFHAVQSKGLPLLDKVRPRIAHITAMLQQSLGGLLLEGLQTSNVDIIWHCLRTYATIDKTRDAEALVGQVLVKPYMDEVCAPCTSFRKHRASNLASFLDWVRESSGLFLEDAPSSCSSGCKKR; encoded by the exons ATGCAGGTGCAGGtggcatggggggcggtgggggtggcaggttttaactttgggaattacacttctctaattgtctctactagccctctctggactagagagattttggagagaattgccacagaatttaaccagttacagtttcatgctgttcagagcaaaggcctgcctcttctggacaaagtaagacca cgtatagcccacattacggccatgctgcagcagtccctgggaggcctgctgctagaagggcttcagacttccaatgtggacatcatatGGCACTGCCTCCGGACTTACGCTACaattgacaagacacgggatgcagaggcgttagtcggtcaagtactggtgaaaccgtacatggatgaggtttgtgccccatgcacctcattccgcaaacacagagcatctaatctggcttcgtttcttgactgggtgcgagagagctcagggctcttccttgaagatgctcctagttcctgctcttctggttgtaagaaaag gtga
- the LOC131821777 gene encoding conserved oligomeric Golgi complex subunit 2-like isoform X1, translating to MQVQVAWGAVGVAGFNFGNYTSLIVSTSPLWTREILERIATEFNQLQFHAVQSKGLPLLDKVRPRIAHITAMLQQSLGGLLLEGLQTSNVDIIWHCLRTYATIDKTRDAEALVGQVLVKPYMDEVCAPCTSFRKHRASNLASFLDWVRESSGLFLEDAPSSCSSGCKKRLVPLGAHQHARNQACALVSSSDAIAQGSS from the exons ATGCAGGTGCAGGtggcatggggggcggtgggggtggcaggttttaactttgggaattacacttctctaattgtctctactagccctctctggactagagagattttggagagaattgccacagaatttaaccagttacagtttcatgctgttcagagcaaaggcctgcctcttctggacaaagtaagacca cgtatagcccacattacggccatgctgcagcagtccctgggaggcctgctgctagaagggcttcagacttccaatgtggacatcatatGGCACTGCCTCCGGACTTACGCTACaattgacaagacacgggatgcagaggcgttagtcggtcaagtactggtgaaaccgtacatggatgaggtttgtgccccatgcacctcattccgcaaacacagagcatctaatctggcttcgtttcttgactgggtgcgagagagctcagggctcttccttgaagatgctcctagttcctgctcttctggttgtaagaaaaggttggtcccgcttggtgcccatcagcatgccaggaatcaggcatgcgctctggtctcttccagtgatgccatagctcagggatcatcttaa